A single Pseudomonas putida DNA region contains:
- the ndk gene encoding nucleoside-diphosphate kinase → MAVQRTFSIIKPDAVAKNVIGKITTRFEEAGLKIVASKIKQLSKAEAEGFYAEHSARGFFGDLVAFMTSGPVVVQVLEGENAIALNRELMGATNPKEAAAGTIRADFAESIDANAVHGSDSEAAAAREIAYFFAATEVTTR, encoded by the coding sequence ATGGCTGTTCAACGTACTTTCTCGATCATCAAGCCTGACGCCGTTGCCAAGAACGTAATCGGCAAGATCACCACCCGCTTCGAAGAAGCTGGCCTGAAAATCGTTGCCTCGAAAATCAAGCAACTGTCCAAAGCCGAAGCCGAAGGCTTCTACGCCGAGCACAGCGCTCGTGGCTTCTTCGGTGACCTGGTTGCCTTCATGACTTCCGGTCCGGTCGTTGTTCAGGTTCTGGAAGGCGAAAACGCCATCGCTCTGAACCGTGAGCTGATGGGCGCTACCAACCCTAAAGAAGCTGCTGCCGGCACCATCCGTGCTGACTTCGCTGAGTCGATCGACGCCAACGCCGTTCACGGTTCGGACTCCGAAGCTGCTGCTGCTCGCGAAATCGCTTACTTCTTCGCTGCTACCGAGGTAACCACTCGCTAA
- the hscA gene encoding Fe-S protein assembly chaperone HscA gives MALLQIAEPGQSPQPHQRRLAVGIDLGTTNSLVAAVRSGRSEPLPDAQGNVILPSAVRYLAGHNEVGLAAREAASSDPLNTVLSVKRLMGRGLADVKQLGEQLPYRFIGGESHMPFIDTIQGPKSPVEVSADILKVLRERAEATLGGELVGAVITVPAYFDDAQRQATKDAARLAGLSVLRLLNEPTAAAVAYGLDQNAEGLVAIYDLGGGTFDISILRLTAGVFEVLATGGDTALGGDDFDHAIAGWIIEQAGLSADLDPATQRQLLQAACAAKEALTDVDSVSVSHGAWQGELSRTAFEAMIEPLVARSLKACRRAVRDSGVELEEVGAVVMVGGSTRVPRVREAVGALFGRTPLTSIDPDQVVAIGAAIQADTLAGNRREGGELLLLDVIPLSLGLETMGGLMEKVIPRNTTIPVARAQEFTTYKDGQSAMMIHVLQGERELISDCRSLARFELRGIPAMVAGAAKIRVTFQVDADGLLSVAARELGSGVEASIQVKPSYGLTDGEIARMLKDSFEHAGSDKQARQLREHQVDGERLLEAVQGALDADGERLLSEDERVAIEYQMQELRDLLSGTDGAAIEQQTKRLSQVTDAFAARRLDSTVKAALAGRNLNEIEE, from the coding sequence ATGGCCCTACTGCAGATCGCCGAACCCGGTCAAAGCCCTCAGCCGCACCAGCGTCGCCTGGCGGTGGGGATCGACCTGGGTACCACCAATTCTCTGGTCGCTGCCGTACGCAGCGGTCGCAGCGAGCCCCTGCCTGATGCGCAGGGCAACGTCATTCTGCCGTCGGCGGTGCGTTACCTGGCTGGCCACAACGAAGTCGGCCTGGCCGCGCGTGAAGCGGCCTCCAGCGACCCGCTGAACACCGTTCTCTCGGTCAAGCGCCTGATGGGGCGTGGCCTGGCAGACGTCAAGCAGCTCGGTGAGCAACTGCCGTACCGCTTCATCGGCGGCGAGTCGCACATGCCATTCATCGACACCATCCAAGGGCCGAAAAGCCCGGTGGAAGTGTCCGCCGACATCCTCAAGGTGCTGCGCGAGCGCGCCGAAGCCACCCTCGGTGGTGAATTGGTAGGCGCGGTAATTACCGTGCCGGCCTATTTCGACGACGCACAGCGTCAGGCCACCAAAGATGCCGCGCGCCTGGCCGGCCTGAGCGTGCTGCGCCTGCTCAATGAGCCGACCGCCGCTGCCGTAGCTTATGGTCTGGATCAGAACGCCGAAGGCCTGGTGGCCATCTATGACCTGGGTGGCGGTACCTTCGACATTTCCATTCTGCGCCTGACCGCCGGTGTGTTCGAAGTGTTGGCTACCGGTGGCGATACTGCCCTGGGCGGCGATGATTTCGACCACGCCATCGCGGGTTGGATCATCGAACAGGCTGGCCTGTCCGCTGATCTCGACCCGGCCACCCAGCGCCAGTTGCTGCAGGCCGCTTGCGCTGCCAAAGAGGCCCTGACCGATGTTGATAGCGTCAGTGTCAGCCATGGTGCCTGGCAGGGCGAGCTGAGCCGCACCGCCTTCGAGGCCATGATCGAGCCCCTGGTTGCCCGCAGCTTGAAAGCCTGCCGTCGCGCCGTGCGCGATAGCGGTGTCGAGCTGGAAGAGGTGGGGGCAGTAGTGATGGTCGGTGGTTCGACCCGCGTGCCTCGTGTGCGTGAAGCCGTAGGCGCGCTGTTTGGCCGCACTCCGCTGACCTCGATCGACCCGGACCAGGTCGTGGCCATAGGCGCCGCGATCCAGGCCGACACCTTGGCCGGCAATCGCCGCGAAGGTGGCGAACTGCTGCTGCTCGACGTCATCCCGCTGTCCTTGGGCCTTGAAACCATGGGCGGGCTGATGGAGAAGGTGATCCCGCGCAACACCACCATTCCGGTGGCCCGCGCCCAGGAATTCACCACTTACAAAGATGGCCAGTCGGCCATGATGATCCACGTCCTGCAGGGTGAGCGCGAGCTGATCAGCGACTGCCGCTCCCTGGCGCGCTTCGAGCTGCGTGGCATTCCGGCCATGGTTGCCGGCGCCGCGAAGATTCGCGTCACCTTCCAGGTCGATGCCGACGGCCTGCTCAGCGTTGCTGCCCGCGAGCTGGGTTCGGGCGTTGAAGCCAGCATCCAGGTCAAGCCATCCTATGGCCTGACCGACGGCGAGATCGCTCGTATGCTCAAGGATTCCTTCGAGCACGCAGGCTCCGACAAGCAGGCGCGCCAGCTGCGCGAGCACCAGGTCGACGGCGAACGCCTGCTCGAAGCGGTGCAAGGTGCCCTGGACGCCGACGGTGAGCGCCTGCTCAGCGAAGATGAGCGGGTGGCCATCGAGTACCAGATGCAAGAATTGCGTGATTTGCTCAGCGGCACCGATGGCGCGGCCATCGAGCAACAGACCAAGCGTCTGTCGCAGGTGACCGATGCTTTTGCCGCCCGTCGCCTTGATTCGACGGTCAAAGCCGCACTGGCCGGGCGCAACCTGAATGAGATCGAGGAGTAA
- a CDS encoding RodZ domain-containing protein — translation MKAAHPEVAAATGQNPGELLRQAREKREWSQAEVARKLNLTVSSLNHVETGAFDKLPGHTFARGYIRAYAKLMDMDQAPLVEAFDQYTGTHAKGSEVHSLGRIEEPVRLSHNIMRGVTLLLLVAVVGGSFIWWQDQGSMKGKDLAKIALEHVEVESADGTTQIHPLDEPEDQAVTAGQQPESAPLPLEQAPAEAAAETTSEAAPAATAPAPVQQAPVQQAPAHAAAPAPAPAAPVAPAAPVASVPAVAAAEPAAPAAVPAGSAKVAIQFTADCWTQVSDGNGKVLFSAIKRKGDNLELTGKPPFAVRLGFARGAQVSYNGQAVDVAPFTSGETARLKLGQ, via the coding sequence ATGAAAGCCGCGCATCCCGAAGTAGCAGCAGCGACTGGCCAGAACCCCGGTGAGCTGTTGCGCCAGGCCCGCGAGAAACGCGAGTGGTCGCAAGCCGAGGTGGCCCGCAAGCTCAACCTCACCGTAAGTTCGCTGAACCACGTGGAAACCGGCGCCTTCGACAAGCTGCCCGGGCACACTTTCGCTCGTGGGTATATCCGCGCCTACGCCAAATTGATGGACATGGACCAGGCACCGCTGGTCGAAGCCTTCGACCAGTACACCGGCACCCACGCCAAAGGCAGCGAAGTGCATTCGCTGGGGCGTATCGAAGAGCCGGTGCGGCTGTCGCACAACATCATGCGCGGTGTCACCCTGTTGCTGCTGGTCGCCGTGGTAGGCGGCAGCTTCATCTGGTGGCAGGACCAGGGCAGCATGAAAGGCAAGGACCTGGCCAAGATCGCCCTCGAGCATGTGGAAGTCGAAAGCGCCGATGGCACCACCCAGATCCACCCGCTGGATGAGCCAGAAGACCAGGCCGTGACGGCAGGCCAGCAGCCGGAGAGCGCGCCGCTGCCGCTGGAACAGGCCCCCGCCGAGGCGGCTGCCGAAACCACCAGCGAAGCCGCTCCGGCCGCCACTGCTCCTGCTCCGGTTCAGCAGGCTCCGGTTCAGCAGGCACCGGCTCATGCTGCCGCGCCAGCTCCGGCCCCTGCCGCACCGGTGGCACCGGCCGCACCCGTTGCCAGCGTGCCAGCCGTTGCCGCCGCCGAGCCTGCCGCCCCCGCGGCCGTGCCGGCCGGCAGCGCCAAGGTTGCAATCCAGTTCACCGCCGATTGCTGGACCCAGGTGTCCGATGGCAACGGCAAGGTGCTGTTCAGCGCCATCAAGCGCAAGGGGGACAACCTCGAGTTGACCGGCAAGCCGCCATTCGCGGTCCGTCTGGGCTTTGCCCGTGGCGCCCAGGTCAGCTACAACGGCCAGGCCGTCGATGTTGCCCCGTTCACCAGTGGCGAGACCGCTCGCCTGAAGTTGGGACAGTAA
- the hscB gene encoding co-chaperone HscB yields MGTPCHFALFDLQPCFRLDLDKLATRYRELAREVHPDRFADASEREQRVALEKSAALNDAYQTLRSAPRRARYLLAIGGHEVPQEVTVHDPDFLLQQMQWREELEELQDEADLDGVAVFKKRLKAAQDTLNEDFAACWDVPAERDKAERLMRRMQFLDKLAQEVRQLEERLDD; encoded by the coding sequence GTGGGTACTCCTTGTCATTTCGCTCTGTTTGACCTCCAGCCCTGTTTCCGCCTAGACCTCGATAAACTGGCCACTCGCTATCGCGAGCTGGCCCGTGAGGTCCATCCGGACCGCTTCGCCGACGCTTCCGAGCGCGAGCAGCGGGTAGCGCTGGAAAAGTCCGCGGCCCTCAACGACGCCTACCAGACCCTGCGCAGTGCGCCGCGCCGTGCCCGCTATCTGCTGGCAATCGGTGGCCACGAAGTGCCCCAGGAGGTCACGGTCCATGACCCTGACTTCCTGTTGCAGCAGATGCAGTGGCGCGAAGAGCTGGAAGAGCTGCAGGACGAAGCCGACCTCGATGGCGTGGCCGTGTTCAAGAAGCGCCTGAAGGCCGCTCAGGACACGCTGAACGAGGATTTCGCCGCCTGCTGGGATGTGCCTGCCGAGCGCGACAAGGCCGAGCGCCTGATGCGCCGCATGCAGTTCCTCGACAAGCTCGCCCAAGAAGTGCGCCAACTCGAAGAGCGCCTCGACGATTAA
- the ispG gene encoding flavodoxin-dependent (E)-4-hydroxy-3-methylbut-2-enyl-diphosphate synthase: MHGESPIKRRESRKIWVGNVPVGGDAPIAVQSMTNTDTNDVMATVAQIQRLVDAGVDIVRVSVPDMDAAEAFGKIKQLVSVPLVADIHFDYKIALRVAELGVDCLRINPGNIGREDRVRAVVDAARDRGIPIRIGVNAGSLEKDLQKKYGEPTPAALVESALRHVEHLDRLDFQDFKVSVKASDVFMAVEAYRLLAKQIIQPLHLGITEAGGLRSGTVKSAVGLGMLLAEGIGDTIRISLAADPVEEVKVGYDILKSLHLRSRGINFIACPSCSRQNFDVVKTMNELEGRLEDLLVPLDVAVIGCVVNGPGEAKESHVGLTGGTPNLVYIDGKPAQKLTNDNLVDELEKLIRQKAAEKVEADAALIARS, from the coding sequence ATGCACGGCGAATCTCCGATCAAACGTCGCGAATCCCGCAAAATCTGGGTCGGCAATGTGCCGGTGGGTGGTGATGCCCCCATCGCGGTGCAGAGCATGACCAACACCGACACCAACGATGTGATGGCCACCGTGGCGCAGATCCAGCGCCTGGTCGATGCCGGCGTCGACATCGTGCGTGTCTCGGTACCAGACATGGACGCCGCCGAGGCGTTCGGCAAGATCAAGCAGCTGGTCAGCGTACCGCTGGTTGCCGATATCCATTTCGACTACAAGATCGCCCTGCGTGTGGCTGAGCTTGGCGTCGATTGCCTGCGCATCAACCCGGGCAACATCGGCCGTGAAGACCGTGTGCGCGCGGTGGTCGATGCGGCTCGCGACCGCGGTATCCCGATCCGCATCGGCGTCAACGCAGGTTCGCTGGAAAAGGACCTGCAGAAGAAGTACGGCGAGCCGACACCGGCCGCGCTGGTCGAATCGGCCCTGCGTCACGTCGAGCACCTCGACCGCCTGGACTTCCAGGACTTCAAGGTCAGCGTCAAGGCCTCCGACGTGTTCATGGCCGTCGAAGCCTACCGCCTGCTGGCCAAGCAGATCATCCAGCCGCTGCACCTGGGCATCACCGAAGCCGGTGGCCTGCGCTCGGGGACGGTGAAATCCGCTGTCGGCCTCGGTATGCTGCTGGCCGAAGGCATTGGCGATACCATCCGTATCTCGCTGGCGGCCGACCCGGTCGAGGAAGTGAAGGTCGGCTACGACATCCTCAAGTCCCTGCACCTGCGTTCGCGTGGCATCAACTTCATCGCCTGCCCGAGCTGCTCGCGGCAGAACTTCGATGTGGTCAAGACCATGAACGAGCTGGAAGGTCGCCTGGAAGACCTGCTGGTGCCGCTGGACGTGGCGGTGATCGGTTGCGTGGTCAACGGCCCTGGTGAAGCCAAGGAGTCCCACGTGGGGCTTACCGGTGGTACGCCGAACTTGGTCTACATCGACGGCAAGCCGGCGCAGAAACTGACCAATGACAACCTGGTCGATGAGCTGGAAAAGCTCATCCGCCAGAAAGCGGCCGAAAAGGTCGAGGCTGACGCGGCGCTGATCGCCCGCAGCTGA
- the iscU gene encoding Fe-S cluster assembly scaffold IscU, whose protein sequence is MAYSEKVIDHYENPRNVGKMNAEDPDVGTGMVGAPACGDVMRLQIKVNEQGIIEDAKFKTYGCGSAIASSSLATEWMKGKTLDEAETIKNTQLAEELALPPVKIHCSVLAEDAIKAAVRDYKQKKGLI, encoded by the coding sequence ATGGCATACAGTGAAAAGGTCATCGACCACTACGAAAACCCACGCAACGTCGGCAAGATGAACGCCGAAGACCCGGATGTCGGTACCGGCATGGTCGGCGCCCCTGCGTGCGGTGACGTGATGCGTCTGCAGATCAAGGTCAACGAGCAAGGCATCATCGAAGACGCCAAGTTCAAGACCTACGGCTGCGGTTCGGCCATCGCCTCCAGCTCCCTCGCCACCGAGTGGATGAAGGGCAAGACCCTGGACGAAGCCGAAACCATCAAGAACACCCAGCTGGCGGAAGAACTGGCGTTGCCGCCAGTTAAGATCCACTGCTCGGTACTCGCCGAAGATGCCATCAAGGCAGCCGTTCGCGACTACAAGCAGAAGAAAGGCTTGATCTAA
- the iscA gene encoding iron-sulfur cluster assembly protein IscA: protein MAISMTEAAANHIRRSLDGRGKGEGIRLGVRTTGCSGLAYVLEFVDELAEEDEVFENHGVKVIIDPKSLVYLDGTELDFVKEGLNEGFKFNNPNVRGECGCGESFNV, encoded by the coding sequence ATGGCTATCAGCATGACAGAAGCCGCCGCCAACCACATTCGCCGCTCCCTCGACGGGCGCGGCAAGGGTGAGGGCATTCGCCTGGGCGTGCGCACCACCGGCTGCTCGGGCCTGGCCTACGTGCTGGAGTTCGTCGACGAGCTGGCCGAAGAAGACGAGGTATTCGAGAACCATGGCGTCAAGGTGATCATTGATCCCAAGAGCCTGGTCTACCTCGACGGCACCGAGCTGGACTTCGTCAAGGAAGGGTTGAACGAAGGCTTCAAGTTCAACAACCCCAACGTGCGCGGTGAGTGTGGCTGCGGCGAAAGCTTCAACGTCTGA
- the fdx gene encoding ISC system 2Fe-2S type ferredoxin encodes MPQVIFLPHEKFCPDGLVVEVEPGTNILELAHEHHIEMESACGGVCACTTCHCIVREGFDSLEEADELEEDMLDKAWGLEAQSRLACQVIVGEDDLTIELPKYTLNHAAEAPH; translated from the coding sequence ATGCCCCAGGTGATTTTCCTGCCGCACGAGAAGTTCTGCCCGGACGGGCTGGTGGTAGAGGTGGAGCCAGGGACCAACATCCTGGAACTGGCCCACGAGCACCACATCGAGATGGAAAGCGCGTGCGGCGGCGTGTGTGCCTGCACCACCTGCCACTGCATCGTGCGCGAAGGCTTCGACTCGCTCGAGGAAGCCGATGAGCTGGAAGAGGATATGCTGGACAAGGCCTGGGGCCTGGAGGCGCAATCGCGCCTTGCTTGCCAGGTGATCGTCGGTGAGGACGATCTCACCATCGAGCTGCCCAAATATACGCTCAACCACGCTGCCGAAGCGCCGCACTGA
- the hisS gene encoding histidine--tRNA ligase, whose translation MSKSLQAIRGMNDILPEQSPLWRYFEGTVAGLLDTYGYSQIRTPIVEFTELFKRSIGEVTDIVEKEMYTFEDRNGDSLTLRPEGTAACVRAVLEHGITGNGQVQKLWYIGQMFRHERPQKGRYRQFHQIGVEVFNLDGPDIDAELIMLTWRLWGLLGIQDAVKLELNSLGTSEARARYRDALVEFLSARLEQLDEDSQRRLKSNPLRILDSKDQGTQAVLVGAPKLEDYLDEDSRVHFEGLKARLDAAGIPFVINTKLVRGLDYYSKTVFEWVTDKLGAQGTVCAGGRYDGLVEQMGGKPTTGVGFAMGIERLILLLETLGKVPESINRTIDVYLCAFGEQAELAGLRLSEGLRDRLPGLRLAVNAGGGSFKSQFKKADKSGALFALILGDDELAKQEIGVKPLRGQGEQQNIAWDALAEHLETAIAQA comes from the coding sequence GTGAGCAAATCGCTGCAAGCCATCCGTGGCATGAACGACATCCTGCCAGAGCAGTCGCCGCTTTGGCGCTACTTCGAAGGCACCGTCGCCGGCCTGCTGGACACCTACGGGTACAGCCAGATCCGCACGCCGATCGTCGAGTTCACCGAGCTGTTCAAGCGCTCGATTGGTGAAGTCACCGACATCGTCGAAAAAGAGATGTACACCTTCGAGGACCGCAACGGCGATTCGCTCACCTTGCGCCCGGAAGGCACCGCCGCCTGCGTGCGCGCCGTGCTGGAGCACGGCATCACCGGCAACGGCCAGGTGCAGAAACTCTGGTACATCGGCCAGATGTTCCGCCATGAACGCCCGCAGAAGGGCCGCTATCGCCAGTTCCACCAGATTGGCGTGGAAGTGTTCAACCTGGACGGCCCGGATATCGACGCCGAGCTGATCATGCTGACCTGGCGCCTGTGGGGCCTGCTGGGCATCCAGGACGCGGTCAAGCTCGAGCTCAACAGCCTGGGCACCAGCGAAGCCCGTGCCCGCTACCGTGACGCGCTGGTCGAGTTCCTCTCGGCGCGCCTGGAACAGCTCGACGAAGACAGCCAGCGCCGCCTCAAGAGCAACCCGCTGCGCATCCTCGACAGCAAGGACCAGGGCACCCAGGCGGTGCTGGTCGGCGCACCGAAGCTGGAAGACTACCTGGACGAAGATTCCCGCGTGCACTTCGAGGGCCTCAAGGCTCGCCTCGACGCCGCCGGCATCCCGTTCGTGATCAACACCAAGCTGGTCCGTGGCCTGGACTACTACAGCAAGACCGTGTTCGAGTGGGTCACCGACAAGCTCGGCGCCCAGGGCACCGTCTGCGCCGGCGGCCGTTATGATGGCCTGGTCGAGCAGATGGGCGGCAAGCCGACCACTGGCGTCGGTTTCGCCATGGGTATCGAGCGCCTGATCCTGCTGCTGGAAACCCTCGGCAAGGTCCCCGAGTCGATCAACCGCACCATCGACGTCTACCTGTGCGCCTTTGGCGAGCAGGCAGAGCTGGCCGGCCTGCGCCTGTCCGAAGGCCTGCGTGATCGCCTGCCGGGCCTGCGCCTGGCGGTCAACGCCGGTGGCGGCAGCTTCAAGAGCCAATTCAAGAAGGCCGACAAGAGCGGCGCGCTGTTCGCGCTGATCCTTGGCGACGACGAACTGGCCAAGCAAGAGATCGGCGTGAAGCCCCTGCGTGGTCAGGGCGAACAACAGAACATTGCCTGGGATGCTCTGGCTGAGCACCTGGAAACCGCGATCGCTCAGGCGTAA
- the rlmN gene encoding 23S rRNA (adenine(2503)-C(2))-methyltransferase RlmN, translating to MTTSTGKINLLGLTLQEMEQFFDSIGEKRFRAGQVMKWIHHFGVDDFAAMTNVGKVLREKLEAVAEIRGPEVVSEDISADGTRKWVVRVASGSCVETVYIPTDDRGTLCVSSQAGCALDCSFCSTGKQGFNSNLTAAEVIGQVWLANKSFGTVPAKIDRAITNVVMMGMGEPLLNFDNVIAAMKIMMEDLGYGISKRRVTLSTSGVVPMIDELAKHIDVSLALSLHAPNDELRNQLVPINKKYPLKMLLESCMGYMSTLGGKRVLTIEYTLLKDVNDQPEHAAQMIELLRDVPCKINLIPFNPFPHSGYERPSNNAIRRFQDLLHHGGFNVTTRTTRGEDIDAACGQLVGQVNDRTRRSERYIAVRQLSADAELQDSAVRH from the coding sequence ATGACGACATCTACCGGCAAAATCAACCTGTTGGGGCTGACCCTGCAGGAAATGGAACAGTTCTTCGACTCGATCGGGGAGAAGCGCTTTCGCGCTGGCCAGGTGATGAAGTGGATTCACCATTTTGGCGTCGACGATTTCGCTGCCATGACCAACGTCGGCAAGGTCCTGCGCGAGAAGCTTGAGGCCGTTGCCGAAATTCGGGGCCCGGAAGTGGTCAGTGAAGACATTTCCGCCGACGGTACCCGCAAGTGGGTGGTCCGCGTTGCCTCCGGCAGCTGCGTCGAGACCGTCTACATCCCCACCGACGACCGCGGTACGCTCTGCGTCTCGTCGCAAGCCGGCTGCGCCCTGGATTGCAGTTTCTGCTCCACCGGCAAGCAAGGCTTCAACAGCAACCTCACCGCCGCCGAAGTGATCGGCCAGGTGTGGCTTGCGAACAAATCCTTCGGGACTGTCCCTGCCAAGATCGACCGCGCGATTACCAACGTGGTGATGATGGGCATGGGCGAGCCCCTGCTGAATTTCGACAATGTCATCGCCGCGATGAAGATCATGATGGAAGATCTTGGCTATGGCATTTCCAAGCGCCGCGTCACCCTGTCCACCTCGGGCGTGGTGCCGATGATCGACGAACTGGCCAAGCACATCGACGTGTCCCTGGCGCTGTCGCTGCACGCGCCGAACGACGAACTGCGCAACCAGCTGGTACCGATCAACAAGAAGTACCCGCTGAAGATGCTGCTCGAATCGTGCATGGGCTACATGTCGACCCTGGGTGGCAAGCGTGTGCTGACCATCGAGTACACCCTGCTCAAGGACGTCAACGACCAGCCTGAGCATGCGGCACAGATGATCGAACTGCTGCGCGACGTACCGTGCAAGATCAACCTGATCCCGTTCAACCCGTTCCCGCATTCGGGCTACGAGCGGCCGAGCAACAACGCGATCCGCCGTTTCCAGGACCTGCTGCACCACGGTGGTTTCAACGTCACCACCCGTACCACCCGTGGCGAGGACATCGACGCCGCCTGTGGTCAGCTGGTCGGTCAGGTCAACGACCGCACCCGCCGCAGCGAGCGCTACATCGCCGTCCGCCAGCTGTCCGCTGACGCCGAGCTGCAAGACAGCGCCGTGCGCCACTGA
- the iscX gene encoding Fe-S cluster assembly protein IscX, producing the protein MSLKWIDVLEIAIQLAESKPDVDPKYVNFVDLHRWVLALPEFSDDPSRGGEKVLEAIQAAWIEEAD; encoded by the coding sequence ATGAGCCTGAAATGGATTGATGTACTTGAGATCGCCATCCAGCTTGCAGAAAGCAAGCCGGACGTCGATCCTAAATATGTGAATTTCGTCGATCTGCACCGTTGGGTGCTGGCCTTGCCAGAGTTCAGCGACGATCCGTCACGTGGCGGTGAGAAAGTGCTCGAGGCCATCCAGGCGGCCTGGATCGAAGAAGCCGACTAA
- the pilW gene encoding type IV pilus biogenesis/stability protein PilW, with amino-acid sequence MSLRAALSILALSLLAGCVSGGASDPLANRQGRTEAGRAYTQLGLGYLQQGLTQHAKVPLGKALALDAGDADAHTALALVFQAEGEPALAEAHFKKALASRPGDTRIRNNYGSFLYAQQRFAEAEQMFRLASADTLYPERSRVYENLGLTALRLDDRDQAQAYLTKALQLDRRQPRALLEMAELSYENRHYVPARDYYDRFSQLSDHNARSLLLGSRLARVFDEQGTLADLGQQLQRLYPGTPEYQQYLSEQR; translated from the coding sequence ATGAGCCTGCGCGCCGCGCTGTCGATCCTTGCGCTTTCGCTGCTGGCCGGCTGCGTGTCGGGCGGCGCGAGCGACCCCCTGGCCAACCGCCAGGGGCGAACGGAGGCAGGGCGTGCATACACGCAGCTTGGCCTGGGTTATTTGCAACAAGGTTTGACCCAACACGCCAAGGTCCCGTTGGGCAAGGCCCTGGCGCTGGATGCCGGGGATGCCGACGCCCACACGGCTCTGGCCCTGGTGTTCCAGGCCGAAGGTGAGCCTGCCCTTGCCGAGGCGCACTTCAAGAAAGCGCTGGCTTCCCGCCCGGGCGACACGCGAATTCGCAACAATTACGGCAGTTTCCTATATGCTCAGCAACGTTTTGCCGAAGCCGAGCAGATGTTTCGCCTTGCCAGTGCCGATACCCTGTATCCTGAACGTTCGCGGGTATACGAGAACCTTGGCCTGACGGCCCTGAGGCTCGACGACCGCGACCAGGCACAGGCGTACCTCACCAAGGCCTTGCAACTTGACCGGCGCCAGCCCAGAGCGTTGCTCGAAATGGCTGAGTTGTCCTACGAAAACAGGCATTATGTGCCGGCCCGTGACTACTACGATCGTTTCAGCCAGTTGAGCGATCACAACGCCCGTAGCCTTCTGTTGGGCAGCCGCCTTGCCCGGGTATTCGACGAGCAGGGCACCCTGGCCGATCTGGGCCAGCAATTACAACGACTTTATCCCGGTACGCCGGAATATCAGCAATACCTGTCGGAGCAACGATGA
- a CDS encoding tetratricopeptide repeat protein yields MSSTDDDDLAGVKDWWNRNGKPLLTGALLAGVVVLGWNTWHKYQSNQSQGASQLYQALLETSLTPNGQPDATKVAELAGKLKSEFGGTAYAQYGSLFVAKVAVESGKLDGAAAELKSVLDKPADVTLGEISRQRLARVLAAQNKAEEALKLLDGDADKAFLASREELKGDLLVQLGRGDDAHSAYEKAKAALSDEAAVGGLQLKLDDLAKGDA; encoded by the coding sequence GTGTCGAGTACCGATGATGATGACCTGGCAGGGGTCAAGGACTGGTGGAACCGCAACGGCAAGCCGCTGCTGACTGGCGCGCTGCTGGCGGGCGTGGTGGTGCTGGGCTGGAACACCTGGCACAAATACCAGAGCAACCAGTCGCAAGGTGCCTCGCAGCTGTATCAGGCTTTGCTTGAGACCAGCCTGACGCCGAACGGCCAGCCGGACGCGACAAAGGTCGCGGAACTGGCCGGCAAGCTCAAGAGCGAGTTCGGCGGTACTGCGTACGCCCAGTACGGCAGCCTGTTCGTGGCCAAGGTCGCGGTCGAGAGCGGCAAGCTCGACGGCGCCGCTGCCGAGCTGAAAAGCGTGCTGGACAAGCCGGCCGACGTCACCCTGGGTGAAATCTCGCGCCAGCGCCTGGCACGCGTGCTCGCCGCCCAGAACAAGGCCGAAGAGGCCCTCAAGCTGCTCGACGGCGACGCTGACAAGGCGTTCCTGGCCAGCCGTGAAGAGTTGAAGGGTGACCTGCTGGTGCAACTGGGTCGCGGCGACGATGCCCACAGTGCCTACGAAAAAGCCAAGGCCGCGCTGTCTGACGAAGCAGCGGTCGGTGGCCTGCAACTGAAGCTGGATGACCTGGCCAAAGGGGACGCGTAA